Proteins from a genomic interval of Archangium lipolyticum:
- the hprK gene encoding HPr(Ser) kinase/phosphatase — MNSIRVSQLLEDREYDLRLTLVAGERGVQRRITSSRIQKPGLALTGFTEHLHPHRVQVFGNTEVSYLGTLPAERQREVLDSLFQEELACVVVTKDLAPPPALLEACERTGLTLMRTPLLSSTFIQQVQAFLEEALTESSSLHGVLMDVFGVGVLLLGKSGIGKSEIALDLVMRGHRLVADDIVDVTRRRPGVVYGTGNPVIRHHMEIRGLGIINIKDLFGVASVRERKKIELVIELHEWDPQQEYDRLGVEDKFMSIVGVDIPLSVVPVRPGRNMTTIIEVAARNQLLKQQGHHSAREFAERLNRAIAEGAMRRSMGEEVE; from the coding sequence ATGAACTCAATCCGGGTGTCACAGCTCCTCGAAGACCGCGAGTACGACCTCCGGCTGACCCTGGTGGCGGGGGAGCGAGGGGTGCAGCGCCGCATTACCTCCTCGCGCATCCAGAAGCCAGGGCTGGCCCTCACGGGCTTCACCGAGCACCTCCATCCGCACCGGGTCCAGGTGTTCGGCAACACCGAGGTCTCCTACCTGGGCACCCTCCCCGCGGAGCGCCAGCGCGAGGTGCTCGACTCGCTCTTCCAGGAGGAGCTGGCCTGCGTGGTGGTGACCAAGGACCTGGCTCCGCCGCCCGCGCTGCTGGAGGCCTGTGAGCGGACGGGGCTCACGCTGATGCGCACCCCGCTGCTCTCCAGCACCTTCATCCAGCAGGTGCAGGCCTTCCTCGAGGAGGCGCTCACGGAGTCCAGCAGCCTCCACGGCGTGTTGATGGACGTGTTCGGCGTGGGCGTCCTGCTGCTGGGCAAGAGCGGCATCGGCAAGAGTGAGATTGCCCTGGACCTGGTGATGCGCGGCCACCGGCTGGTGGCGGACGACATCGTGGACGTGACGCGGCGCCGGCCCGGCGTGGTGTATGGCACGGGCAACCCCGTCATCCGTCACCACATGGAGATCCGCGGCCTGGGCATCATCAACATCAAGGACCTGTTCGGCGTGGCCTCGGTGCGCGAGCGGAAGAAGATCGAGCTCGTGATCGAGCTGCACGAGTGGGACCCGCAGCAGGAGTACGACCGGCTGGGCGTGGAGGACAAGTTCATGAGCATCGTGGGCGTGGACATCCCGCTCTCGGTGGTCCCCGTGCGCCCGGGCCGCAACATGACCACCATCATCGAGGTGGCCGCGCGCAACCAGCTGCTCAAGCAGCAGGGCCACCACTCGGCGAGGGAGTTCGCCGAGAGACTCAACCGTGCCATCGCCGAAGGGGCGATGCGCCGCTCCATGGGTGAGGAAGTCG